From Actinopolymorpha cephalotaxi, one genomic window encodes:
- a CDS encoding carbohydrate ABC transporter permease, translating to MATTTPLTAPAQAPEERRSTGNHAGRSKSELLSLYAAISPFYILFAIFGLFPIGFSLYLSFQNWNGIGAMRFVGLAQYQFMLSDPIFWKSIVNTFQIWFISTIPMLFFALVIAFMLNQQIRGRSAYRIAYFIPNVTSIVAIAIIFGSIFSNNFGLLNAALEGLHLDTVEWLNTPWGIKVAIAAMVIWRWTGYNAIIYLAGLQAIPTELYEAAKVDGANLWQVFFRITVPLLRPIILFTVITSTIGGMQLFTEPQVLVGNGGGPGSEGSTMVLYLYQQAFINNQFGYGAAIGWGLFVIMILFSLINWRLVQGAGNRGSRKGVRA from the coding sequence ATGGCCACCACGACGCCGCTGACCGCTCCGGCGCAGGCACCGGAGGAGCGCCGCTCGACCGGCAACCACGCCGGGCGCTCGAAGTCCGAACTGCTGTCTCTCTACGCCGCGATCTCGCCCTTCTACATCCTGTTCGCGATCTTCGGGTTGTTCCCGATCGGCTTCTCGCTCTACCTTTCGTTCCAGAACTGGAACGGCATCGGGGCGATGAGGTTCGTCGGGCTCGCGCAGTACCAGTTCATGCTGTCGGACCCGATCTTCTGGAAGTCGATCGTCAACACCTTCCAGATCTGGTTCATCTCCACCATCCCGATGCTGTTCTTCGCGCTGGTCATCGCGTTCATGCTGAACCAGCAGATCCGCGGCCGCAGCGCCTACCGAATCGCGTACTTCATCCCCAACGTCACCTCGATCGTGGCGATCGCGATCATCTTCGGCTCGATCTTCAGCAACAACTTCGGCCTGCTGAACGCCGCCCTGGAAGGGCTGCACCTGGACACGGTCGAGTGGCTGAACACACCATGGGGCATCAAGGTCGCCATTGCCGCCATGGTGATCTGGCGATGGACCGGCTACAACGCGATCATCTATCTCGCCGGTCTGCAGGCGATCCCGACGGAGTTGTACGAGGCCGCGAAGGTCGACGGGGCGAACCTGTGGCAGGTCTTCTTCCGCATCACGGTTCCGCTGCTGCGCCCGATCATCCTGTTCACCGTCATCACCTCCACCATCGGCGGCATGCAGTTGTTCACCGAGCCGCAGGTGCTCGTCGGCAACGGCGGCGGCCCGGGCTCGGAGGGCTCGACGATGGTGCTCTACCTGTACCAACAGGCGTTCATCAACAACCAGTTCGGCTACGGCGCCGCGATCGGCTGGGGCCTGTTCGTCATCATGATTCTGTTCTCGCTGATCAACTGGCGGCTGGTGCAGGGCGCCGGTAACCGGGGTTCGCGGAAGGGAGTGCGCGCATGA
- a CDS encoding carbohydrate ABC transporter permease, which yields MNATATQRVWSVVTHVLLLFGVAISIFPFYWMFVMASRTTEDIFKFPPELLPGTHLLENIGKVFDSVNLLGSTANTIFVAVVTTVLVLFFDSIAAFAFAKFDFPAKNLLFVVLLVTFMIPSQLSTVPSFVIMANFGWVGSFQALIVPGAVNAFGIFLLRQYAQGAVSAELLDAARIDGCNFWRQYWHVAVPLLRPALAFLGIFTFINAWNDYFWPLVVLIDPGRQTLQVALSQLNGLYNTDYSMVMAGTLLAVIPLIIVFFLGARQFLADLAAGAVKQ from the coding sequence ATGAACGCCACCGCCACCCAGCGCGTCTGGTCCGTCGTCACCCATGTGCTGCTCCTGTTCGGCGTGGCCATCTCGATCTTCCCGTTCTACTGGATGTTCGTGATGGCCAGCCGGACGACGGAGGACATCTTCAAGTTCCCGCCGGAACTCCTGCCGGGCACCCACCTGCTGGAGAACATCGGCAAGGTCTTCGACAGCGTGAACCTGCTCGGCTCCACCGCCAACACGATCTTCGTGGCGGTGGTGACGACGGTGCTGGTGTTGTTCTTCGACTCGATCGCGGCGTTCGCGTTCGCGAAGTTCGACTTCCCGGCCAAGAACCTGCTGTTCGTCGTGCTGCTGGTGACGTTCATGATCCCGTCCCAGCTGTCCACGGTGCCGTCGTTCGTCATCATGGCGAACTTCGGCTGGGTGGGTTCGTTCCAGGCACTGATCGTGCCCGGTGCGGTGAACGCGTTCGGCATCTTCCTGCTCCGGCAGTACGCCCAGGGTGCGGTGAGCGCGGAGTTGCTGGACGCCGCCCGGATCGACGGCTGCAACTTCTGGCGGCAGTACTGGCACGTGGCGGTTCCGCTGCTGCGGCCGGCGCTGGCGTTCCTCGGGATCTTCACCTTCATCAACGCCTGGAACGACTACTTCTGGCCGTTGGTGGTGCTGATCGACCCGGGTCGCCAGACGCTGCAGGTGGCGCTGTCGCAGCTGAACGGCCTCTACAACACCGATTACAGCATGGTGATGGCCGGCACGCTGCTCGCGGTGATCCCGCTGATCATCGTGTTCTTCCTCGGTGCCCGGCAGTTCCTCGCCGACCTCGCGGCGGGTGCTGTCAAGCAGTAG
- a CDS encoding response regulator — MISVLLADDQALVRAGFRSLLDAEPDIEVVAEAADGGQAVEHALAKRPDVVLMDIRMPDVDGLEATRRIVAEPELAGVHVVILTTFDLDEYVFEALRTGASGFLVKDTEPVELLRGVRAVASGDALLSPGVTRRLIAEFASRSKEPVRGADLAALTEREREVLALVAEGLSNDEIAARLVVSPATAKTHVSRAMIKLGARDRAQLVVFAYEAGLVRPGWLG, encoded by the coding sequence ATGATCTCGGTCCTGCTCGCCGACGACCAGGCGCTGGTCCGCGCTGGTTTCCGGTCCCTGCTGGACGCCGAACCCGACATCGAGGTGGTCGCCGAGGCCGCGGACGGCGGCCAGGCGGTGGAGCACGCGCTGGCGAAGCGGCCGGACGTCGTCCTGATGGACATCCGGATGCCCGACGTGGACGGGCTGGAGGCCACCCGCCGGATCGTCGCCGAACCCGAGCTCGCCGGCGTGCACGTCGTCATCCTGACCACGTTCGACCTGGACGAGTACGTCTTCGAGGCGTTGCGGACGGGCGCGAGCGGGTTCCTGGTCAAGGACACCGAGCCGGTGGAGCTGCTGCGCGGCGTCCGCGCGGTGGCCTCCGGGGACGCGCTGCTGTCGCCGGGAGTGACCCGCCGGCTGATCGCGGAGTTCGCCAGCCGGTCGAAGGAGCCGGTACGCGGCGCCGACCTGGCGGCGCTGACCGAACGCGAGCGCGAGGTGCTCGCGCTGGTGGCCGAGGGGCTGTCCAACGACGAGATCGCCGCCCGGCTGGTGGTCAGCCCGGCGACCGCGAAGACGCACGTCAGCCGGGCGATGATCAAGCTGGGCGCGCGCGACCGGGCGCAGCTGGTGGTGTTCGCGTACGAGGCCGGGTTGGTGCGGCCCGGCTGGCTGGGCTGA
- a CDS encoding sensor histidine kinase → MTTPPPPADAGSRWRAARDAGRAVGSWPIKLPIAVAVIQVAGTLGAAHNQPGTRPVDALAITLLLLGPAALVFRRARPVAALYFVMGVSFAYILIGYPYGPFFLSAIVALFEAVRYGHRLAAWLTAGAVYFGHIAYRWESGEGPGLIAAIVVAGWLLAVLIGSELNRIREERVEESRRAKAAEAAGRVSEERVRIARELHDVVAHNISLINVQAGVALHLMDAQPEQARTALTAIKQASKEALVELRSVLGVLRQVDEPGPRRPAPSLRRLTELVARTQAAGLDVRVDVEGTPEPLPSSVDTAAYRIVQEALTNVLRHAGARSAVVRVAYSDEIVTVEVTDDGCGTPTALAGGGGTGSGGSGLPGMRERVGALGGRLHVGPLPGGGFRVYAELPREGAP, encoded by the coding sequence GTGACCACTCCGCCGCCCCCCGCCGACGCCGGCTCCCGGTGGCGGGCCGCCCGGGACGCCGGGCGCGCGGTGGGGTCGTGGCCGATCAAGCTGCCGATCGCGGTGGCGGTGATCCAGGTGGCCGGCACGCTCGGCGCCGCGCACAACCAGCCGGGCACCAGACCGGTCGACGCGCTGGCGATCACGCTGCTGCTCCTCGGCCCGGCCGCCCTGGTGTTCCGCCGGGCCCGGCCGGTCGCCGCGCTGTACTTCGTGATGGGGGTGTCGTTCGCCTACATCCTGATCGGCTATCCGTACGGCCCGTTCTTCCTCTCCGCGATCGTGGCGTTGTTCGAGGCGGTGCGGTACGGCCACCGCTTGGCGGCCTGGCTGACCGCGGGCGCGGTGTACTTCGGCCACATCGCCTACCGCTGGGAGTCCGGCGAGGGTCCCGGCCTCATCGCGGCGATCGTGGTCGCCGGCTGGCTGCTGGCGGTGCTGATCGGCTCCGAGCTCAACCGCATCCGCGAGGAACGCGTCGAGGAGAGCCGGCGGGCCAAGGCGGCCGAGGCCGCGGGCCGGGTCAGCGAGGAACGCGTACGGATCGCCCGCGAGCTGCACGACGTGGTGGCGCACAACATCTCGCTGATCAACGTGCAAGCCGGGGTGGCGCTGCACCTGATGGACGCCCAGCCCGAGCAGGCCCGGACCGCGCTGACCGCGATCAAGCAGGCCAGCAAGGAGGCGCTGGTCGAGCTCAGGTCGGTGCTCGGAGTCCTGCGCCAGGTCGACGAACCCGGTCCGCGCCGGCCCGCGCCCAGCCTGCGCCGGCTGACCGAACTGGTGGCGCGTACCCAGGCGGCCGGGCTCGACGTCCGGGTGGACGTGGAGGGGACGCCGGAGCCGCTGCCGTCCAGCGTCGACACCGCGGCGTACCGGATCGTGCAGGAGGCGCTCACCAACGTCCTCCGGCACGCGGGCGCTCGCTCGGCCGTGGTGCGCGTCGCGTACTCCGACGAGATCGTGACGGTCGAGGTGACCGACGACGGCTGCGGTACGCCGACGGCACTGGCCGGCGGTGGCGGCACAGGCAGTGGCGGCAGTGGCCTGCCCGGCATGCGTGAACGCGTCGGGGCGCTCGGCGGGCGGCTGCACGTAGGACCATTGCCCGGCGGAGGTTTCCGGGTGTACGCGGAGTTACCGCGGGAGGGAGCACCATGA
- a CDS encoding ketopantoate reductase family protein, with product MRRFVVYGAGAIGGVLGARLHAAGHEVVLIARGAHLAAIRADGLRVESPDGTQTLPIPAVSGPDEVDWRPGDVVLLAMKSTDTDAAVRALAAVADPATPVVCVQNGVANEPTVLRHFAHVYGVHVMFPATHLTPGVVQAQSAPVTGILDLGRYPHGVDETAERIAAAFRSATFACEPRPDIMRGKYVKLLGNLGNAVDALCGRSGDGDGENPQEIVERLRAEGSAVLEAAGIEFMSFAEDRARRGDLIQVRPVNGRSRTGSSSWQSLARSTGAIEADHLNGEIVLLGRLHGVPTPANELVRRLANQAARAGDPPGSLRVADFWKLLAAAEPAEPGTSEDAVLPTS from the coding sequence GTGCGGCGATTCGTCGTGTACGGCGCCGGCGCGATCGGCGGCGTACTCGGTGCCCGGCTGCACGCGGCCGGGCACGAGGTCGTGCTGATCGCGCGTGGCGCGCACCTGGCCGCGATCAGGGCCGACGGCCTGCGGGTGGAGTCGCCCGACGGCACTCAGACGCTGCCCATCCCCGCGGTCTCCGGGCCGGACGAGGTCGACTGGCGCCCGGGCGACGTCGTGCTGCTCGCGATGAAGAGCACCGACACCGATGCGGCGGTCCGCGCCCTCGCCGCCGTGGCCGACCCGGCGACGCCGGTGGTGTGCGTACAGAACGGCGTGGCCAACGAGCCCACCGTCCTGCGGCACTTCGCACACGTCTACGGCGTGCACGTGATGTTCCCCGCGACCCACCTCACGCCCGGTGTGGTGCAGGCGCAGTCCGCGCCGGTGACCGGGATCCTCGACCTGGGCCGCTACCCGCACGGGGTGGACGAGACCGCCGAGCGGATCGCCGCCGCGTTCCGGTCCGCGACGTTCGCCTGCGAGCCGCGGCCGGACATCATGCGCGGCAAGTACGTCAAACTGCTCGGCAACCTCGGCAACGCCGTCGACGCGCTGTGCGGCCGGTCCGGCGACGGTGACGGCGAGAATCCGCAGGAGATCGTCGAGCGGCTGCGCGCGGAGGGTTCCGCCGTGCTCGAGGCGGCCGGGATCGAGTTCATGTCGTTCGCGGAGGACCGGGCCCGGCGCGGCGACCTGATCCAGGTCCGCCCGGTCAACGGCCGGTCGCGGACCGGGAGCTCGTCCTGGCAGAGCCTGGCCCGGTCCACCGGGGCGATCGAGGCCGACCACCTCAACGGCGAGATCGTGTTGCTCGGCCGCCTGCACGGCGTACCCACCCCCGCCAACGAACTCGTCCGCCGGCTCGCCAACCAGGCGGCCCGGGCGGGCGATCCGCCCGGTTCGCTCCGGGTCGCGGACTTCTGGAAGCTGCTGGCGGCGGCCGAGCCGGCCGAGCCGGGTACGTCGGAAGACGCCGTACTCCCCACGTCGTAG